In the genome of Bacteroidota bacterium, the window TCCTCAAACCCAGGCGTGCCCGGTTGATCGTAGGTAATCTCGTTGATGAGGAGTATGTCCGCTTGAAGCTCCTGCAAAACAGAAGCTGCAGCCTTCAGGCGAGGCTGATCGGGATTCTTCAGGTCTTGTACACGGGTGTCCTCGATGTTGTAAGTAGCGACGCGCAGCGTAGTGGGCGCCGACGGTGTGCAAGAGAAAGAGAGCAAACCGACTACTATGAATAGACAAAGAGAGCAGCCGCGTACTAGTTTTATAATCATTGCGTTCATCGCGATTAATGCTCGTACTGTCGAAAAACGAAGGCAGGTCAGGGAGAATTGGGTACCTATTAATATAGTACGTTCAATCCAGGTTAAGGAAGAAATTACGGTTGGGGAATTAGTCAATACAATAGTGGTTATGCATACTCAACATTGTAATACCCTTTTTTATTCTGTGACAGGCTTCTCATGTAAGCTCTGAGCCGATAAGAAAGATGTGAGGTGCCGTTTATCAACTCCGCCATATATGCTAAGAAGAGTTGCTCATTTACCAGTTACCTATTACCGATAACTCACCCAGATACCATATCCCGGCGCAACCACGCGTATCCCAATCAAGACCGGCGGATTCAGGTGCCCGGTATCACCAGATCCAATGTTAGCTTCGCAATTTCGACAACACACCAGTTAATCGCCTCTTCGGAACGCTCTACGCTTTGCTACAGCATTTTAGGGCAAACTTACCGATAATGTTCTCATTATCCCTCTAAAATAGTAGAAACACAGTATTGCCTTAACATCTAAATAAGCTATTTTACAGCAAAGGACGGTTATAATTAAAGCTTTAGTATCCTAAAAAAGCTCGACACGTGAATACATTTTTAGAATTATGAGCCGGCAGCTTGAATACATTAGTCGCTCTACAAAGAAGTACAAAGAATCCGTAGAGAAACTCTGGGAAACCTATCGCACCGACTTACCCAACAAAGACGAGAGCGTCCTACACGTTGCCAGAGGTGATGTGGAGCCTGAGAGCATTGCTGGGGGGTATGAAAGCCCGCAATTCCATGAATTTGAAGCCATAATCCTGGCAAAGTTGCGCCCAGCCTATTTCATCATTGATGACTTAATCAAGATGAGCAATAGCCCGGTTGAAGAAGATGACGAACTGGTTTGCGCCATTGTAGAGCAGAAAGAAAAACTGGAAAAAATCGCCCGTAGTGTGGGCCGCGTTGACCTCTTCAACCATTGGAGCCAGCGTTACGCCGGTACCGGCTGGCTAATAGACGACAACATAGCTGTAACAAACCGCCATGTAGCACGCATTTTTGCCGAAACGGGATGGGCAGGTAGTTACCGATTCAAGAAAGGGACTTTCAACGAAGAGATGGAAGTACGACTTGACTACGCGCGACAGCATGACTGCGGTATGAAACGGCGTGCAGATGTTCTTGAAGTGCTGTATATCGCAAAAGCCAGAGAAGCCGATATCGCATTTCTTAGGGTAGAAACGAGGGGTGATGTAGAACCAATCCCGTTGCTTGAATGGTCTCCGAGTTCTGGTGCACCTATCGCGGTGATCGGTTATCCTGCCAAGGATGGTGGGCGTAATGATCCTGCACTAATGGAACGCTTATTTGGTGATGTATATGATGTCAAGCGGTTTGCCCCAGGCTATGTTGTAGGAACAGAAGAAAACGGCGTAATAGTAACAAGCGACTACACATCTCTGGGCGGAAATTCAGGGTCACCAGTTATAGACCTCGAGACGGGCAAAGCCGCCGCCCTCCATTTTGCAGGTGCATTTCGTGATGTAAATCATGCTGTTGCCGCCGATATTGTCGCTGCCGCTAGGGCAAGAATTGTCACAAAGATTACTGTTAAAACTCCTAAGAAAGAGCCTTCTTCAGTCAAAACTGCTTTTGAAAATCGCGAGGGGTATCAGGCCAGTTTCTTAGGTGACGGAGAACTTGCAGTGCCGTTACCCAGCCTCGGCCCCTGGGCGTCTGATGTCGCACCCGTTTCGGACGATGAAAATAATATTCTTAAGTACCGCCACTTCTCCGTTTTCCAATCCGCAACGAGACGTTTACCGCTTATGACAGCGGTTAATATAGATGGAGAAAAAGCATTCAAACTTAAGCGGAAGGGAAGTTGGCGTCTCGACAAACGTATTGCAAAAACACATCAAGTTGGCAATGCCATCTACGTCAATAATCCGCTTGACAAAGGGCACTTGGTCCGCAGAATGGACCCGGGCTGGGGTAAAACCCAGAAAGAAGCGATGGAAGGCGAAACAGACACCTTCCATTATACGGTCTGTGCGCCACAGCACTCAAACCTAAACCAAAGAGAATGGCTGGGCCTTGAAGACTATATCCTTGAAGCCACCAGGACAAAAGGTTTCAAGGCTAGCGTATTTACCGGTCCTGTATTCAGAGACGAGGACAAAACACTCCGTAACCAACCCGGTGCCGAGGACATAGCAATCCCAGAAGAATTCTGGAAAATAGCGGTAATAGTGAATGCGGAAACAGGGAAACTGAGCGCAACTGGATACATCCTCTCCCATGGTAAAATGATTCGTAATCTTACAGAGGCTGCCTTTGTCTACGGAGAATACGAAACCTACCAGGTGCAAATCGCCAAAATAGAATCAGAAACCGGGCTAGACTTTGGAAAATTGCGAGATGCCGACCCGCTCGGCCCGGTCCTCGATGTTGAAGCACCGTTCGATGCGGTCATACGCCGCATCTCAGGCCCAGACACTCTTAAGCTCGCATAGGTACATATGTCTTTTGACAATTTAAGCGACCGTTTTCTGAAAGATGCTGCTGTCTTTGGGCCTAGCGCTTTGGACGAGCACATAGAGCGCCTGGCCAAACTTATTAAGGCAGGCAAAGGCCCGACAAGAAAAGAGGGAGAGACGCTCCTCAAGCAACTGCGTGGCGAGCGTTGTTTCAAGGCCATGCTCAGTGTGGCATCGTTGCTCGGCAACAATTTGTCAGCAATGGGACGCATTTATCAGGCACAAGCTCTGATAGAACAAGAAAATGATGACCGACTTAACCTTGTACGCGATAATCTCAAGCAAATTCAGCAAGACCTTCAAGCAGGCAAACTGGATAGAGATTTTCATGGCATTCCAACACAACAGAAGGAGGCTCGACGAAAAATACGCAGTGAAACTTTAGGCCTATTAGGCCGGCTCTATAAGCAAGAATTTGTATCTGCACATGCGCGGGGTGAAAAAGACGAGGCTGCACAACACCTCAGAGATTCCATGTTTTATCACCAACAAGGTTTTGAACTTAACGAAGCATGGCATGGCGCTAATCTTGTAGCACTTGCATGGCGCGCAGATCAAGAAAACATCGCACTGGGCCGGCTAAAAAAAGCTGCAGTGATCGCAGTTGAACTTGAGAATAAGTTGAGCCCTGCAGAGTCGCTCAGTCCATGGAAGCTCGCAGCACTGGCACAGGCCAAAATGGCATTGGGGCGATGGGATGAAGGCCTGACACTTTATCGACGCTATCTTCAAACGCTCCAGACCTTTGCTGGAGCTGGGGCAGCGTTCATTTTAATGGGCGATCTGCGGCAGCTTCAAGAAATATGGAAAATAGACCAAGAAGGTGAAGGCCCACGGCTTTCAATCCTTCACGAACTTTCCCAACGCATATTAACACACCCAGACGGTTCAGTCGAACTGACTTCTGATACCCTTCAAAGCTTTACGACTGAAGCAGACTCACCCTCTTTTAACACTTCCTATCAGCCCGAGGCGATATTTGATGATGATCGAAACATGTACCTCTACTCAGTACTGGAAGACCTCAGTTGTCAGGCCAAGGCTATTTGTCGCGTGCGCGACAGATCGGCTAACCTGAGACAAAAGGGAGGTACAGGTTTCCTTGTACATGGAGAAGCAATTGGGGCTTCACACAACGGCCCCGTTCTAGTTACAGCCGCCCATGTTTTGGCTACTGAAGAAGTCTATGAGGCAGGAACCCTTGTAGCCAATGAGGCTGAAGTCTTTTTTGAGACCTGGAAAGAAAGCGAAGCAGATTGCACATTCTCGATAGGCAAATGTATATGGGAATCTCCACCGCATGCATATGACGTTTCGGTATGGCATGTAAAAGATCTCCCTCAAGACGCCCAAGTTGTTGATGTATACCAAAAAGCCAATCCCTATCCCCGCCCAAACAACAATACGAATCAGTATTTTGGCACAGTCGTACCTATAGGTCATCCAGGTGGCCGCAGTCTTACTTGGACACTTGGAAGTAACGAGGTCCTGGATCACGACCTACATCGAGACCAAGGATCCCCTCGTGTTGTGCACTACAAGGCAAATACAGAAGGAGGAAGTTCAGGATGCCCGGTTTTTGATCGCAGTGGCAAAGTCGTTTCCATCCACCGCGCTTTCACCCGAAACCCAATCCCAGGCAGTCCTAAAAACTATTCTGATGGCTATAGCGCCAATGAAGGGATAGGAATTTACTCTGCTGCGAGGGCATGTAGATCATCAAGAAATATTTAGTTCTTGATGATAAGCCTCCAATCATACAGTGAAAACAGCTCTCTACTTTTCGCATGCAATTTTAACCCCTTAACAGGGCGCTTTCAGCGTCGGTATCCGTTCTTTTAGGATCTGTGCTTGGGAGGATTGCTTTCGTTAGACGGGGAGCAGGGCTTAGACTTCAACAGCTAATTACATCTTCTTAGGTTTTGCATCATGCTAAAATCTAGCATAACAGTGCTGATGCTTTCTCATGTCCTTGCTATGCCGGCACAAGCTCAGTACAGTGACCTACTCCTGAGCGCTGGTCTTGCTAAAGGGGAGGCGGCGACATACCCAAGCATATACTCCTTCAGGCCAAGCAATCCGTATTGGTCAGTATCGCTTCTTCATGGCTTCTCCGCTCAGCCTAAGGTGGGCT includes:
- a CDS encoding DNA/RNA non-specific endonuclease, whose protein sequence is MSRQLEYISRSTKKYKESVEKLWETYRTDLPNKDESVLHVARGDVEPESIAGGYESPQFHEFEAIILAKLRPAYFIIDDLIKMSNSPVEEDDELVCAIVEQKEKLEKIARSVGRVDLFNHWSQRYAGTGWLIDDNIAVTNRHVARIFAETGWAGSYRFKKGTFNEEMEVRLDYARQHDCGMKRRADVLEVLYIAKAREADIAFLRVETRGDVEPIPLLEWSPSSGAPIAVIGYPAKDGGRNDPALMERLFGDVYDVKRFAPGYVVGTEENGVIVTSDYTSLGGNSGSPVIDLETGKAAALHFAGAFRDVNHAVAADIVAAARARIVTKITVKTPKKEPSSVKTAFENREGYQASFLGDGELAVPLPSLGPWASDVAPVSDDENNILKYRHFSVFQSATRRLPLMTAVNIDGEKAFKLKRKGSWRLDKRIAKTHQVGNAIYVNNPLDKGHLVRRMDPGWGKTQKEAMEGETDTFHYTVCAPQHSNLNQREWLGLEDYILEATRTKGFKASVFTGPVFRDEDKTLRNQPGAEDIAIPEEFWKIAVIVNAETGKLSATGYILSHGKMIRNLTEAAFVYGEYETYQVQIAKIESETGLDFGKLRDADPLGPVLDVEAPFDAVIRRISGPDTLKLA
- a CDS encoding trypsin-like peptidase domain-containing protein, coding for MSFDNLSDRFLKDAAVFGPSALDEHIERLAKLIKAGKGPTRKEGETLLKQLRGERCFKAMLSVASLLGNNLSAMGRIYQAQALIEQENDDRLNLVRDNLKQIQQDLQAGKLDRDFHGIPTQQKEARRKIRSETLGLLGRLYKQEFVSAHARGEKDEAAQHLRDSMFYHQQGFELNEAWHGANLVALAWRADQENIALGRLKKAAVIAVELENKLSPAESLSPWKLAALAQAKMALGRWDEGLTLYRRYLQTLQTFAGAGAAFILMGDLRQLQEIWKIDQEGEGPRLSILHELSQRILTHPDGSVELTSDTLQSFTTEADSPSFNTSYQPEAIFDDDRNMYLYSVLEDLSCQAKAICRVRDRSANLRQKGGTGFLVHGEAIGASHNGPVLVTAAHVLATEEVYEAGTLVANEAEVFFETWKESEADCTFSIGKCIWESPPHAYDVSVWHVKDLPQDAQVVDVYQKANPYPRPNNNTNQYFGTVVPIGHPGGRSLTWTLGSNEVLDHDLHRDQGSPRVVHYKANTEGGSSGCPVFDRSGKVVSIHRAFTRNPIPGSPKNYSDGYSANEGIGIYSAARACRSSRNI